Proteins from a genomic interval of Streptomyces sp. Tu6071:
- a CDS encoding quaternary amine ABC transporter ATP-binding protein, translating to MAKLQAENLFKVFGRQAEAAVSRLKDGAAREDLRAEGTTAAVIDASFSVDEGQIFVVMGLSGSGKSTLLRMLNGLLEPTAGHVRFDGQDLTELSAAGMREVRAKKISMVFQHFALFPHRSVLENAAYGLQVQGVPREERERRATEALELAGLKGWEKSWPDELSGGMQQRVGLARALATDADLLLMDESFSALDPLIRRDMQDQLVELQKRLKKTIVFITHDLNEAMRLGDKIAVMRDGRIVQTGTAEDILVTPANDYVAAFTQDVDRSRVLTAGAIMADADTVYGSTAPDGKELRGPADVLAAAPATVRDTTPIFQLFGPSSTSTVPVAVTDADGSLVGVVPRDRLLAVLGEPMNPQEQGATLATTPEQRHEGATGKVSARA from the coding sequence GTGGCAAAGCTACAAGCCGAGAATTTGTTCAAGGTCTTCGGCAGACAAGCCGAGGCCGCCGTCAGCCGGCTGAAGGACGGTGCCGCGCGCGAGGACCTGCGCGCCGAGGGCACCACGGCCGCAGTGATCGATGCCTCGTTCTCCGTGGACGAAGGCCAGATCTTCGTGGTCATGGGCCTCTCCGGGTCCGGGAAGTCCACGCTGCTGCGGATGCTCAACGGGCTCCTGGAGCCCACCGCGGGCCACGTCCGTTTCGACGGGCAGGACCTCACCGAGCTGAGCGCCGCCGGGATGCGCGAGGTGCGCGCGAAGAAGATCAGCATGGTCTTCCAGCACTTCGCGCTCTTCCCGCACCGCAGCGTCCTGGAGAACGCCGCCTACGGCCTCCAGGTGCAGGGCGTGCCGCGCGAGGAGCGCGAGCGCCGCGCCACCGAGGCGCTGGAACTCGCCGGGCTCAAGGGCTGGGAGAAGTCCTGGCCCGACGAGCTGTCCGGCGGTATGCAGCAGCGCGTGGGCCTCGCCCGCGCGCTCGCGACCGACGCCGACCTGCTGCTCATGGACGAGTCCTTCAGCGCGCTGGACCCGCTGATCCGCCGTGACATGCAGGACCAGCTCGTCGAACTCCAGAAGCGCCTGAAGAAGACCATCGTCTTCATCACCCACGACCTCAACGAGGCCATGCGGCTCGGCGACAAGATCGCCGTCATGCGCGACGGCCGCATCGTGCAGACCGGGACGGCGGAGGACATCCTCGTCACCCCGGCCAACGACTACGTTGCCGCCTTCACCCAGGACGTCGACCGCTCGCGCGTGCTCACCGCGGGGGCCATCATGGCCGACGCGGACACGGTGTACGGGAGCACCGCACCCGACGGCAAGGAGTTGCGCGGCCCCGCCGACGTACTCGCCGCCGCGCCCGCCACGGTGCGCGACACCACGCCGATCTTCCAGCTCTTCGGCCCGAGTTCGACCAGCACCGTGCCGGTCGCCGTGACGGACGCGGACGGCTCGCTCGTCGGCGTCGTCCCGCGCGACCGCCTGCTCGCGGTCCTCGGCGAGCCGATGAACCCCCAGGAGCAGGGCGCCACGCTCGCCACGACTCCGGAACAGCGCCACGAGGGCGCCACCGGAAAGGTGAGTGCACGTGCCTAG
- a CDS encoding ABC transporter permease/substrate binding protein: protein MPRLHLGDWVDSIVDWLQTNLSWLFDFIATCSKGMYDGVNAVLTAPEPLLLAGILAVLAFWLRGLTAGVLSFVGFALIDSLELWEPAMNSFALVIVATVIALVIGVPLGIWTARSQRASAVVRPLLDFTQTMPAMVYLIPAIFFFGLGVPAGIVATIIFGFAPAVRMTELGIRQVDEELVEAADAFGTTPRKTLLGVQLPLALPTIMAGVNQVIMLNLSMVVIAGMVGAGGLGGSVYQAIGNVDIGLGSEAGVSIVVLAIFLDRVVAALGQQISPLGRRAAARVRAMQGLKIWSYRPRPTVAVVGVVILALVAGGMGVFGGSDDAKTVDATDVGKGKTVSVGYIPWDEGVASTFLWKEILEQRGFKVDAKQYEAGSLYTGMANGQVDFQTDSWLPTTHAQYWKKYGDKLEDMGAWYGPTSLEIAVPSYVKGVKSTADLKGKESEFKNRIVGIEPSAGEMGLLKDKVVKDYGLSKYKVIDGSTPGMLAELDRAYKKKEPIAVTLWSPHWAYDKYDMTKLSDPKGSWGKGDEVHTLARKGFSKDFPEAAQWLKDFKLSEKQLSSLESEIQDAGKGKQQEAVKSWIKKNPGIVDKLAPVQKTDVNVGKGKTVNMGFIPWDEGIASSYLWKEVLERRGFKVSAKQYEAGALYTGMANGQVDFETDSWLPNTHKQYWDKYGDRLEDMGAWYGPTSLEIAVPSYVKGVKSTADLKGKESEFKNRIVGIEPSAGEMGLLKDKVVKDYGLSKYKVIDGSTPGMLAELDRAYKKKEPIAVTLWSPHWAYDKYDMTKLTDPKGSWGKGDEVHTLARKGFSDDFPEVAKWLKGFKLSEKQLSSLEGAIQDAGKGKQQQAVQGWIKDNPGIVDKLAPVKGGSSASAAAVDFKNGAGKDERDRAINVAWFPWEEDIAATYLWKHVLEDRGYKMNLKQFEVGPMYAAMSRNQLDVQFDGWLPYTQKNYWDKYGSKLTKIGEWYAPTSLEIAVPSYVKDVKSLADLKGKGGTFDGRVIGIEPGTATMDILKNKVLPSYGLDKEYKVVDGSTPGMLSELKRAYAKKEPIAVMLWSPHWAYNQYDLTKLKDPKGSFGKGDRITTVASKQFPKQYPQLAKWLKDFKLSDSQLSELENELHKQGTGHEDEAVDNWVKKNPGIVDKMAPM, encoded by the coding sequence GTGCCTAGGCTTCATCTCGGGGACTGGGTCGACTCCATCGTCGACTGGCTCCAGACCAACCTCTCCTGGCTCTTCGACTTCATCGCCACGTGCTCGAAGGGCATGTACGACGGCGTCAACGCCGTGCTCACCGCCCCCGAGCCGCTGCTGCTCGCAGGGATACTCGCGGTCCTCGCGTTCTGGCTGCGCGGGCTCACCGCGGGGGTGCTCTCCTTCGTCGGTTTCGCGCTGATCGATTCCCTCGAACTGTGGGAACCGGCGATGAACAGCTTCGCGCTCGTCATCGTCGCGACCGTGATCGCGCTGGTCATCGGCGTCCCGCTCGGCATCTGGACCGCGAGATCGCAGCGCGCGAGCGCCGTCGTGCGGCCCCTGCTCGACTTCACGCAGACGATGCCCGCCATGGTCTACCTGATCCCGGCGATCTTCTTCTTCGGGCTCGGCGTCCCGGCCGGCATCGTGGCCACGATCATCTTCGGTTTCGCGCCCGCCGTGCGCATGACCGAACTCGGCATCCGGCAGGTCGACGAGGAACTCGTCGAGGCGGCCGACGCCTTCGGCACCACGCCGCGCAAGACGCTCCTCGGCGTCCAGCTCCCGCTGGCCCTGCCGACGATCATGGCCGGTGTCAACCAGGTCATCATGCTCAACCTGTCGATGGTCGTCATCGCGGGCATGGTCGGCGCGGGCGGCCTCGGCGGCTCCGTCTACCAGGCGATCGGCAACGTCGACATCGGGCTCGGCTCCGAGGCCGGTGTCTCCATCGTCGTCCTCGCGATCTTCCTCGACCGCGTCGTCGCGGCCCTCGGCCAGCAGATCTCCCCGCTCGGCCGCCGCGCCGCCGCGCGCGTGCGCGCCATGCAGGGCCTCAAGATCTGGAGCTACCGGCCCCGTCCGACCGTCGCGGTCGTCGGTGTCGTGATCCTCGCCCTCGTCGCGGGCGGCATGGGAGTCTTCGGCGGCTCGGACGACGCGAAGACCGTCGATGCCACCGACGTCGGCAAGGGCAAGACCGTCAGCGTCGGCTACATCCCCTGGGACGAGGGCGTCGCCTCCACCTTCCTGTGGAAGGAGATCCTCGAACAGCGCGGCTTCAAGGTCGACGCCAAGCAGTACGAGGCGGGCTCCCTCTACACCGGCATGGCCAACGGCCAGGTCGACTTCCAGACGGACTCCTGGCTGCCCACGACCCACGCCCAGTACTGGAAGAAGTACGGCGACAAGCTGGAGGACATGGGCGCCTGGTACGGCCCGACCTCGCTGGAGATCGCTGTTCCTTCGTACGTCAAGGGCGTGAAGTCCACGGCGGATCTGAAGGGCAAGGAGTCGGAGTTCAAGAACCGGATCGTCGGTATCGAGCCGAGTGCCGGTGAGATGGGGCTTCTGAAGGACAAGGTCGTGAAGGACTACGGCCTGTCGAAGTACAAGGTGATCGACGGTTCGACGCCGGGGATGCTCGCGGAGCTGGACCGGGCGTACAAGAAGAAGGAACCGATCGCGGTCACCCTGTGGTCGCCGCACTGGGCGTACGACAAGTACGACATGACCAAGCTCAGCGACCCGAAGGGCAGCTGGGGCAAGGGCGACGAGGTCCACACCCTCGCGCGCAAGGGCTTCTCGAAGGACTTCCCCGAGGCCGCGCAGTGGCTGAAGGACTTCAAGCTCAGCGAGAAGCAGCTCAGCAGCCTGGAGAGCGAGATCCAGGACGCGGGCAAGGGCAAGCAGCAGGAAGCCGTCAAGTCCTGGATCAAGAAGAACCCGGGCATCGTCGACAAGCTCGCCCCCGTGCAGAAGACCGACGTCAACGTCGGCAAGGGCAAGACCGTGAACATGGGCTTCATCCCGTGGGACGAGGGCATCGCCTCCTCGTACCTCTGGAAGGAGGTCCTGGAGCGCCGCGGCTTCAAGGTCTCGGCCAAGCAGTACGAGGCCGGAGCGCTCTACACCGGCATGGCCAACGGCCAGGTCGACTTCGAGACCGACTCGTGGCTGCCCAATACGCACAAGCAGTACTGGGACAAGTACGGCGACAGACTGGAGGACATGGGCGCCTGGTACGGCCCGACCTCGCTGGAGATCGCTGTTCCTTCGTACGTCAAGGGCGTGAAGTCCACGGCGGATCTGAAGGGCAAGGAGTCGGAGTTCAAGAACCGGATCGTCGGTATCGAGCCGAGTGCCGGTGAGATGGGGCTTCTGAAGGACAAGGTCGTGAAGGACTACGGCCTGTCGAAGTACAAGGTGATCGACGGTTCGACGCCGGGGATGCTCGCGGAGCTGGACCGGGCGTACAAGAAGAAGGAACCGATCGCGGTCACCCTGTGGTCGCCGCACTGGGCGTACGACAAGTACGACATGACCAAGCTGACCGACCCGAAGGGCAGCTGGGGCAAGGGCGACGAGGTCCACACCCTCGCGCGCAAGGGCTTCTCTGACGACTTCCCCGAGGTCGCCAAGTGGCTCAAGGGCTTCAAGCTCAGCGAGAAGCAGCTCAGCAGCCTGGAGGGCGCCATCCAGGACGCCGGCAAGGGCAAGCAGCAGCAGGCGGTCCAGGGCTGGATCAAGGACAACCCCGGCATCGTCGACAAGCTCGCCCCGGTCAAGGGCGGCTCCTCGGCCTCCGCCGCCGCCGTCGACTTCAAGAACGGCGCGGGCAAGGACGAGCGCGACCGCGCGATCAACGTCGCCTGGTTCCCGTGGGAGGAGGACATCGCCGCCACGTACCTGTGGAAGCACGTCCTCGAGGACCGCGGCTACAAGATGAACCTCAAGCAGTTCGAGGTCGGCCCGATGTACGCCGCGATGTCCCGCAACCAGCTCGACGTCCAGTTCGACGGCTGGTTGCCGTACACCCAGAAGAACTACTGGGACAAGTACGGGAGCAAACTGACGAAGATCGGCGAGTGGTACGCGCCGACCTCGCTGGAGATCGCCGTGCCGAGCTACGTGAAGGACGTCAAGTCCCTCGCCGACCTCAAGGGCAAGGGCGGCACGTTCGACGGGCGCGTCATCGGCATCGAGCCGGGCACCGCGACGATGGACATCCTGAAGAACAAGGTCCTGCCCTCGTACGGCCTCGACAAGGAGTACAAGGTCGTCGACGGCTCGACCCCCGGGATGCTCTCCGAGCTGAAGCGGGCCTACGCGAAGAAGGAGCCGATCGCGGTCATGCTGTGGTCGCCGCACTGGGCGTACAACCAGTACGACCTGACCAAGCTCAAGGACCCCAAGGGCTCCTTCGGCAAGGGCGACCGCATCACCACCGTGGCCTCCAAGCAGTTCCCGAAGCAGTACCCGCAGCTCGCGAAGTGGCTCAAGGACTTCAAGCTGAGCGACAGCCAGCTCTCCGAGCTGGAGAACGAGCTGCACAAGCAGGGAACGGGCCACGAGGACGAGGCCGTCGACAACTGGGTGAAGAAGAACCCGGGCATCGTCGACAAGATGGCGCCGATGTAA
- a CDS encoding gamma-glutamyl-gamma-aminobutyrate hydrolase family protein, whose translation MSEAAWGAEPVIGISTYWEAEARWGEWTLPAALLPAQYPALVRKAGGTAVLLPPDAPARAAGLVARLDGLVLAGGADVDPARYGAAREPECGPPAPERDAWELALVAAALASGTPLLGICRGMQLLNVALGGTLRQHMTGHEGGRGVFGTHPVHPRPGTRYAELVPEPVRVATHHHQCVDRLGTGLVVGAESGDGTIEAVELPGPAWTLGVQWHPEMDHADLRVTEALIRAAATPAGLTV comes from the coding sequence GTGTCCGAGGCGGCGTGGGGCGCGGAGCCCGTCATCGGGATCAGCACGTACTGGGAGGCGGAGGCGCGCTGGGGCGAGTGGACGCTCCCGGCCGCGCTGCTGCCGGCGCAGTACCCCGCGCTCGTACGGAAGGCGGGCGGCACCGCCGTGCTGCTCCCGCCGGACGCGCCCGCGCGCGCGGCGGGGCTCGTCGCACGGCTCGACGGGCTCGTCCTCGCGGGGGGCGCGGACGTGGACCCGGCGCGGTACGGCGCCGCGCGCGAGCCGGAGTGCGGGCCGCCCGCGCCCGAGCGGGACGCATGGGAGCTGGCGCTCGTCGCGGCGGCGCTGGCGAGCGGGACCCCGCTGCTCGGCATCTGCCGGGGGATGCAGCTCCTGAACGTGGCGCTCGGCGGCACCCTGCGCCAGCACATGACGGGCCACGAGGGCGGCCGGGGCGTCTTCGGCACCCACCCCGTCCACCCCCGCCCCGGCACCCGGTACGCGGAGCTCGTCCCCGAGCCCGTCCGGGTCGCGACCCACCACCACCAGTGCGTCGACCGCCTCGGCACGGGCCTCGTGGTGGGCGCCGAGTCCGGGGACGGCACGATCGAGGCCGTCGAACTCCCGGGCCCCGCCTGGACCCTGGGCGTCCAGTGGCACCCGGAGATGGACCACGCGGACCTGCGGGTGACCGAGGCCCTGATCCGGGCGGCGGCGACCCCGGCGGGCCTCACGGTCTGA
- a CDS encoding FadR/GntR family transcriptional regulator translates to MSGWTEDERDGGLGRVLRPVRGGNGFEEALEQVLQVLRLGLVAPGERLPPERELAARLGVSRATLREVVSVLHTEGLVDSRRGRYGGTFVRAGARAPRSAGVDLEDVLAHREVLETGAAELCARRAVDPEHGPALRAWLSASLAALDSAPLEPVAAYRREDTLLHLGLAERTGSASLAASYASVRAAVNELLDRIPLLVRGLEHSQAQHTALARAILAGDADGARERMREHCAGTAALLRGFLS, encoded by the coding sequence GTGTCCGGCTGGACGGAAGACGAGCGGGACGGCGGTCTCGGCCGGGTCCTGCGGCCCGTGCGCGGCGGCAACGGCTTCGAGGAGGCCCTGGAGCAGGTCCTCCAGGTACTGCGCCTCGGCCTCGTCGCGCCGGGCGAACGGCTGCCGCCGGAGCGGGAGCTGGCGGCCCGGCTGGGGGTGAGCCGGGCGACGCTGCGGGAAGTCGTCTCCGTCCTGCACACCGAGGGCCTGGTCGATTCCCGGCGGGGGCGGTACGGAGGCACGTTCGTACGGGCCGGGGCGCGCGCGCCCCGGAGCGCGGGCGTGGACCTGGAGGACGTGCTCGCGCACCGCGAGGTCCTGGAGACGGGGGCCGCCGAGCTGTGCGCGCGGCGGGCCGTCGACCCGGAGCACGGGCCCGCGCTGCGGGCGTGGCTCTCGGCGAGCCTCGCCGCGCTCGACAGCGCCCCGCTGGAGCCCGTCGCGGCCTACCGGCGCGAGGACACGCTGCTCCACCTGGGCCTCGCCGAGCGCACCGGGTCCGCCTCGCTCGCCGCCTCGTACGCCTCGGTGCGCGCGGCGGTCAACGAGCTGCTCGACCGCATCCCGCTCCTCGTGCGCGGTCTGGAGCACTCCCAGGCACAGCACACCGCGCTCGCCCGCGCGATTCTCGCGGGCGACGCGGACGGGGCGCGCGAGCGGATGCGGGAGCACTGCGCGGGCACGGCGGCGCTGCTGCGGGGCTTCCTGTCCTGA
- a CDS encoding LysR family transcriptional regulator, translating into MSRENGRVADGGSGDGWGEGPGRGVSGITGGTLAGGCPGGGSLARRVPDLGLLEVLLAVDRLGSLGRAARELGITQPAASGRVRSLERQLGVGLVARSPRGSRLTPTGLLVAGWARRVTEAAEAFDAGARALRGRRDSRLRVAASMTIGEYLLPGWLVALRAVRPDTAVSLRAGSTRMVVEGLLDGEADLGFVEGLGVPAGTDGAVIARDRLLVLVRPGHPWTALTGGLDPALLATTPLILREEGSGTREVLDAALAPYDGPERPLLELSSTTALKSAALSGVGPAVLSELVVGEEVAAGTLVPVPVRGVGLGRVLRAVWRRGERPSGAARDLLSLTRGNG; encoded by the coding sequence ATGAGCCGGGAGAACGGGCGCGTGGCGGACGGTGGTTCGGGTGACGGGTGGGGCGAAGGGCCGGGACGGGGCGTGAGCGGAATCACGGGCGGCACGCTCGCGGGCGGCTGCCCCGGAGGCGGCTCGCTCGCGCGGCGCGTCCCGGACCTCGGGCTGCTCGAAGTGCTGCTGGCCGTGGACCGGCTCGGGAGCCTCGGGCGGGCGGCGAGGGAACTCGGCATCACCCAGCCCGCCGCCTCGGGGCGGGTGCGGAGTCTGGAACGACAGCTCGGCGTCGGGCTCGTCGCGCGCTCCCCGCGCGGCTCGCGGCTCACGCCGACGGGTCTGCTCGTGGCGGGCTGGGCGCGCCGCGTCACCGAGGCGGCGGAAGCCTTCGACGCGGGGGCGCGGGCGCTGCGCGGGCGCCGGGACTCGCGGCTGCGGGTCGCCGCGAGCATGACGATCGGGGAGTACCTGCTGCCCGGCTGGCTCGTCGCCCTGCGCGCGGTGCGCCCGGACACGGCGGTGTCGCTGCGGGCGGGCAGTACGCGCATGGTCGTGGAGGGGCTGCTCGACGGCGAGGCCGACCTCGGTTTCGTGGAGGGGCTCGGCGTCCCGGCCGGTACGGACGGCGCCGTCATCGCCCGCGACCGGCTGCTCGTGCTCGTGCGCCCCGGGCATCCGTGGACCGCGCTCACCGGCGGCCTCGACCCCGCGCTCCTCGCCACGACGCCGCTGATCCTGCGCGAGGAGGGCTCGGGCACGCGCGAGGTCCTGGACGCCGCGCTGGCTCCGTACGACGGGCCCGAGCGCCCCCTGCTCGAACTGTCCTCGACGACCGCGCTGAAGTCGGCGGCGCTGAGCGGTGTGGGCCCGGCGGTGCTGAGCGAGCTGGTCGTGGGGGAGGAGGTGGCCGCGGGCACGCTGGTCCCGGTCCCCGTGCGCGGGGTGGGGCTCGGACGTGTGCTGCGGGCGGTGTGGCGGCGCGGCGAGCGGCCCTCGGGGGCGGCGCGGGACCTGCTGTCGCTGACGCGGGGGAACGGATAG
- a CDS encoding helix-turn-helix domain-containing protein translates to MDEKEAPRVGNAVRRRRRALELTLATVARRSGLSVPFLSQIENERARPSTRSLSAVAHALETTVDELFAAADPAHTVDVVRSDDEDTALMAPAPGVRSLVRGQHQLQAMEYCGDHDSGREFQYRNDSLLYVADGAVTAEAEGRVHQLCAGDTLYLSGGVRHRWRATEPDTRLLVVAVGDHIEAGEAPPR, encoded by the coding sequence ATGGACGAGAAGGAAGCCCCGAGGGTCGGCAACGCCGTCCGCCGTCGCCGGCGCGCCCTCGAACTCACGCTCGCCACCGTGGCCCGCCGCTCGGGTCTCTCGGTGCCCTTCCTCAGCCAGATCGAGAACGAACGCGCCCGCCCCTCCACCCGCTCCCTGAGCGCCGTCGCGCACGCGCTGGAGACGACCGTCGACGAGCTGTTCGCCGCCGCCGACCCCGCGCACACCGTGGACGTCGTCCGCAGCGACGACGAGGACACCGCACTGATGGCCCCGGCCCCCGGCGTGCGCTCGCTCGTGCGGGGCCAGCACCAGCTCCAGGCCATGGAGTACTGCGGCGACCACGACTCGGGCCGCGAGTTCCAGTACCGCAACGACTCGCTGCTCTACGTCGCCGACGGCGCGGTCACCGCCGAGGCCGAGGGCCGCGTCCACCAGCTCTGCGCCGGGGACACGCTCTACCTCAGCGGCGGGGTGCGGCACAGGTGGCGGGCCACCGAACCCGACACGCGGCTCCTCGTCGTCGCGGTCGGCGACCACATCGAGGCGGGCGAGGCACCGCCCCGGTAA
- a CDS encoding TDT family transporter, with amino-acid sequence MSLPSLAVAPSPAASAPAPVSRLRGFGPNHYAAVMGTAMLATAGSGLPQHVGGLRGLCTALWALAALALLAVLVARGAHWAHHRDQARAHLRSPAVAPFYGCLAMAFLALSAATQRVGPDVLGRGAALRLAEVLFAIGAVLAVVVAAGIPVLMIVHARARFADVSPVWLLPLVAPMVAASVGPGLVAELPAGQARETLVYACLALFGTSLLAVLVVLPLVGARLLTGGGWPTRLAPSLFLVLGPLGQSTTATGAIAEAARGVLPDGTAEGLRVFSIVYGVPVMGFALLWLLIAAALVARALAQDLRPSSTWWAFTFPVGTCVTGPTQLAAHTGLAAYRWLAAAVYVFLLFAWCAAAFGAVRELGARPAAAA; translated from the coding sequence ATGAGCCTCCCATCCCTCGCCGTGGCCCCGTCCCCGGCCGCTTCCGCACCCGCTCCCGTCTCGCGCCTGCGCGGTTTCGGGCCGAACCACTACGCGGCGGTGATGGGCACGGCGATGCTCGCGACGGCGGGCAGCGGCCTGCCGCAGCACGTCGGGGGGCTGCGCGGGCTGTGCACGGCGCTGTGGGCGCTCGCCGCGCTCGCGCTGCTCGCCGTGCTCGTGGCGCGCGGCGCGCATTGGGCGCACCACCGCGACCAGGCGCGGGCGCACCTGCGCTCCCCCGCCGTCGCCCCGTTCTACGGCTGTCTCGCGATGGCGTTCCTCGCGCTGTCGGCCGCGACGCAGCGGGTCGGCCCCGACGTGCTCGGGCGCGGCGCGGCGCTGCGCCTCGCCGAGGTGCTCTTCGCGATCGGGGCGGTACTCGCCGTCGTCGTCGCGGCGGGGATTCCGGTGCTGATGATCGTGCACGCGCGGGCGCGCTTCGCGGACGTCTCGCCGGTGTGGCTGCTGCCGCTCGTCGCGCCGATGGTCGCGGCCTCCGTGGGTCCCGGGCTGGTAGCCGAGCTTCCCGCCGGGCAGGCCCGCGAGACGCTCGTGTACGCGTGTCTGGCCCTCTTCGGCACCTCGCTGCTCGCGGTCCTCGTCGTGCTCCCGCTCGTCGGGGCGCGGCTGCTGACGGGCGGGGGCTGGCCGACGCGGCTCGCGCCCTCGCTCTTCCTCGTCCTCGGTCCGCTCGGCCAGTCCACGACGGCGACGGGCGCGATCGCGGAGGCGGCACGCGGGGTGCTCCCCGACGGCACCGCGGAGGGCCTGCGGGTCTTCTCGATCGTGTACGGGGTGCCCGTGATGGGCTTCGCGCTGCTGTGGCTGCTCATCGCCGCCGCGCTCGTGGCCCGCGCCCTCGCCCAGGACCTGCGCCCCTCGTCGACGTGGTGGGCGTTCACCTTCCCCGTCGGCACGTGCGTCACGGGCCCGACCCAGCTCGCCGCCCACACGGGCCTCGCGGCATACCGCTGGCTCGCCGCGGCGGTCTACGTCTTCCTGCTGTTCGCGTGGTGCGCGGCGGCCTTCGGCGCGGTACGGGAGCTGGGCGCGCGGCCCGCCGCGGCGGCCTGA
- a CDS encoding 5'-3' exonuclease produces MLLDTASLYFRAYFGVPDSVRAPDGTPVNAVRGLLDFIARLVQDHRPDALVACMDADWRPEWRVSLIPSYKAHRVAEETEAGPDEEEVPDTLSPQVPVIEAVLDALGIARLGVPGYEADDVIGTLATRAHGPVDIVTGDRDLFQLVDDARGVRVLYPLKGVGSLQVTDEALLREKYGVDGPGYADLATLRGDPSDGLPGVPGIGEKTAAKLLAAYGDLDGIRAAAADPASKITPAQRRRLIESAPYLDVAPAVVRVARDIPVPEDLDERLPDEPRDGEVLTALGERWGLGGSLDRVLHTLTR; encoded by the coding sequence ATGCTCCTCGACACCGCCTCGCTCTACTTCCGCGCCTACTTCGGCGTCCCCGACTCGGTGCGCGCGCCCGACGGGACCCCGGTCAACGCGGTGCGCGGCCTCCTCGACTTCATCGCGCGGCTCGTCCAGGACCACCGCCCCGACGCCCTCGTGGCCTGCATGGACGCCGACTGGCGGCCCGAGTGGCGGGTCTCCCTCATCCCGAGCTACAAGGCGCACAGGGTCGCCGAGGAGACGGAGGCGGGTCCCGACGAGGAGGAGGTGCCCGACACGCTCTCGCCGCAGGTCCCGGTGATCGAGGCGGTCCTCGACGCGCTCGGCATCGCGCGGCTCGGCGTCCCCGGCTACGAGGCGGACGACGTCATCGGCACCCTCGCCACCCGCGCGCACGGCCCGGTCGACATCGTCACGGGCGACCGCGACCTCTTCCAGCTCGTCGACGACGCGCGCGGTGTCCGCGTGCTCTACCCGCTCAAGGGCGTCGGCAGCCTCCAGGTCACCGACGAGGCGCTGCTGCGCGAGAAATACGGGGTCGACGGGCCCGGGTACGCGGACCTCGCGACCCTGCGCGGCGACCCGAGCGACGGACTGCCCGGGGTACCGGGGATCGGCGAGAAGACCGCCGCGAAGCTCCTCGCGGCCTACGGCGACCTCGACGGCATCCGCGCCGCCGCCGCCGACCCCGCCTCGAAGATCACCCCGGCCCAGCGCCGCCGCCTCATCGAGTCGGCCCCCTACCTGGACGTGGCCCCCGCGGTGGTCCGGGTCGCGCGCGACATCCCCGTACCCGAGGACCTCGACGAGCGGCTGCCGGACGAGCCGCGCGACGGGGAGGTCCTCACGGCGCTCGGGGAGCGCTGGGGGCTCGGTGGCTCGCTCGATCGCGTGCTGCACACACTCACCCGGTGA